One genomic region from Leptolyngbyaceae cyanobacterium JSC-12 encodes:
- a CDS encoding penicillin-binding protein, 1A family (IMG reference gene:2510097161~PFAM: Penicillin binding protein transpeptidase domain; Transglycosylase; FHA domain~TIGRFAM: penicillin-binding protein, 1A family) produces the protein MSPTPPPTRPPKTLMGAVTQAFQSVQTQTRVFFSKLKLKPDARVPELWVQDAGAEKAEIYPLLGDRYMLGRSSKTCDIVVRNPVVSQIHLSLNREKQPPGFLGYFWRSPFVMKDENSTNGIFRGKRRIRQMVLRHGDVYTLGPSELADAVRIKYNDPPPWFVKVFRYGVCGFGGVSALVAVITLWEWQKFDIYPLPNSVQGPVVITARDGETLLTSPITRSHAELKSLREFSPYVAKAVIASEDSRFYWHMGVDPIGVLRALLVNLRGGSIQEGASTVTQQLARSVFRGYVGTDDSAARKLREAAVALKLETFYSKNFLLLTYLNRVYMGSGTFGFEDAAQFYLGKSARELDLSEAAMLAGILPAPNRFNPVRDYQKAIEQRNGVLQRMQELGMVSAEEAQRARRSRIQVNPKAVQELESIRAPYYHDQVFIDLETLLGADVANEGNFIVETAMDPQMQASAESSLRNFVDSIGSSAGFTQGAVVTLDGKTGEVLALVGGVDYKKSQYNRATQAKRQPGSTFKVFAYTDALQQGISPGTTFSCAPLNWDGQYFEGCRSGGGSMDMYAGMAQSENVIALRVAQEVGLNRVVQTAKRMGIKSDLKAVPGLVLGQSEVSVIELTGAFGVLANQGVRNYPRTIRRVLDAGDCQIRDNPKTCRVIYAFDQDGEQNQPIIQPEVANIMTNLLRGVVTGGTGSSAAIGLGEVGKTGTTNDNKDLWFVGYIPDRALVTGVWLGNDDNTPTYGSSSQAAQLWGNYMSRIVR, from the coding sequence ATGAGTCCAACGCCGCCGCCTACTCGCCCGCCTAAAACTCTGATGGGTGCTGTAACCCAGGCATTTCAGAGTGTGCAAACGCAAACTCGGGTATTCTTCTCTAAGCTCAAGCTCAAGCCTGATGCCCGAGTGCCAGAACTGTGGGTGCAAGATGCAGGCGCAGAGAAGGCAGAAATTTATCCTCTATTGGGCGATCGCTACATGCTGGGACGCAGTTCTAAAACCTGCGATATTGTGGTGCGCAATCCAGTTGTGAGCCAGATCCATCTATCGCTGAATCGAGAGAAGCAGCCACCAGGATTTTTGGGCTATTTCTGGCGATCGCCGTTTGTAATGAAAGATGAAAACTCCACCAATGGGATTTTTCGTGGCAAACGTCGGATTCGCCAGATGGTATTACGGCATGGCGATGTGTATACGCTGGGTCCCTCAGAACTGGCGGATGCCGTGCGGATTAAATACAACGATCCGCCCCCTTGGTTTGTCAAGGTCTTTCGCTATGGGGTATGTGGGTTTGGTGGAGTGTCTGCTCTGGTGGCGGTTATCACATTGTGGGAATGGCAAAAGTTTGATATTTATCCTCTACCCAACTCTGTTCAGGGTCCTGTTGTGATTACGGCACGCGATGGTGAAACTTTACTGACCTCGCCAATTACGCGATCGCACGCCGAATTGAAAAGTTTGCGAGAATTCTCACCTTATGTCGCAAAGGCAGTGATCGCGTCAGAAGATTCTCGTTTCTACTGGCACATGGGCGTTGACCCAATTGGTGTTTTACGGGCATTGCTCGTAAACCTGCGGGGTGGCTCGATTCAGGAAGGAGCCAGCACCGTCACCCAGCAATTGGCGCGGAGCGTGTTTCGTGGCTATGTGGGCACGGATGACTCTGCTGCCCGCAAACTGCGAGAAGCTGCCGTTGCCCTCAAACTGGAAACGTTTTACAGCAAAAATTTCTTGCTACTAACCTACCTGAACCGGGTCTATATGGGCAGTGGCACTTTTGGGTTTGAAGATGCGGCGCAATTTTACCTGGGCAAATCGGCGAGAGAGCTGGACTTGTCAGAAGCAGCGATGCTAGCAGGGATTCTCCCAGCACCCAATCGTTTCAATCCGGTACGCGATTATCAAAAAGCGATTGAGCAGCGAAATGGGGTGTTGCAGCGAATGCAAGAACTGGGCATGGTCAGTGCCGAGGAAGCCCAACGGGCACGGCGATCGCGTATTCAGGTTAACCCCAAAGCCGTACAAGAACTAGAAAGCATTCGTGCCCCTTACTATCACGATCAGGTGTTTATTGACCTAGAAACACTGTTAGGTGCAGATGTTGCCAATGAGGGGAATTTCATTGTGGAAACTGCAATGGACCCGCAAATGCAGGCAAGCGCGGAATCGTCTCTCCGCAACTTTGTCGATAGCATCGGCAGCAGTGCTGGATTCACCCAGGGAGCAGTGGTTACTCTGGATGGGAAAACCGGCGAAGTGCTAGCGCTCGTGGGTGGAGTAGATTACAAAAAAAGCCAGTACAACCGGGCAACCCAGGCAAAGCGCCAGCCTGGTTCTACCTTCAAAGTGTTTGCCTACACTGATGCGCTGCAACAGGGCATTTCGCCCGGAACTACCTTTTCCTGTGCGCCGCTGAATTGGGATGGGCAATATTTTGAAGGGTGCCGTTCTGGTGGGGGCAGCATGGATATGTACGCTGGCATGGCACAGTCGGAAAATGTGATTGCTTTGCGAGTGGCTCAAGAGGTGGGATTAAATCGAGTTGTGCAAACTGCCAAACGCATGGGCATCAAATCCGATTTGAAAGCGGTGCCAGGACTGGTATTGGGACAAAGTGAAGTCAGCGTGATTGAATTAACTGGGGCATTTGGCGTACTGGCAAATCAGGGCGTTCGGAATTACCCACGCACGATTCGCCGGGTATTAGATGCGGGCGATTGCCAGATTCGTGATAATCCCAAAACCTGCCGGGTAATTTATGCGTTTGACCAGGATGGTGAACAAAATCAACCTATTATTCAGCCAGAGGTTGCCAACATAATGACCAATTTATTGCGGGGAGTTGTTACAGGTGGAACGGGGAGCAGCGCGGCGATCGGGTTAGGGGAAGTGGGCAAAACCGGAACGACTAACGATAACAAAGATCTTTGGTTTGTAGGCTACATTCCTGATCGGGCGTTGGTGACTGGAGTATGGTTGGGCAATGACGACAACACTCCTACCTATGGCAGCAGCAGCCAAGCTGCCCAACTGTGGGGAAATTATATGAGCCGTATCGTTCGTTAG
- a CDS encoding deoxyribodipyrimidine photo-lyase (single-stranded DNA-specific) (IMG reference gene:2510097162~PFAM: FAD binding domain of DNA photolyase; DNA photolyase~TIGRFAM: cryptochrome, DASH family), with product MTQSSILIWYRNDLRVADHEPLYQALRINASHILPVYCIDPRQFGQTSFGFPKTGAFRAQFLLESLADLRRSLQQLGSNLIIRRGYPEQVIPELIQQFSISAVCYHKEVTSEEVIVEDALERALKPMGVELRSFWGHTLYHPAELPFDISEIPELFTSFRKQVEKSVTVNSTLPAPKRLPALPAIEPGEMPQLAEFNLKAPNFDSRAVLKFVGGETAGHNRLDYYFWQQDCLKVYKETRNGMLGADYSSKFSPWLALGCLSPRTIYEQVQQYEEQRVKNDSTYWLIFELLWRDYFRFICAKHGDRIFRLSGLQGVPIPWKEDWQHFNLWRDGKTGFPLVDANMRELAATGFMSNRGRQNVASFLTKNLGINWQMGAEWFESLLIDYDVCSNWGNWNYTAGVGNDARGFRFFNITKQAKDYDPDGAYVKCWLPELASLPADKVHEPWNLLPVEQHRFNIRLGVDYPYPVVDLFKSAAANEKMYNAAMDRTMGRKRRR from the coding sequence GTGACTCAATCCTCAATTTTGATTTGGTATCGCAACGATCTGCGTGTGGCAGATCATGAACCCCTATATCAAGCCTTGCGCATTAACGCTTCTCATATTCTGCCCGTGTACTGTATTGACCCGCGTCAGTTTGGGCAAACGTCTTTTGGCTTCCCCAAAACGGGGGCATTCCGGGCGCAGTTTTTGCTGGAAAGTCTGGCGGACTTGCGGCGATCGCTCCAGCAACTTGGCAGCAATTTGATCATTCGGCGGGGGTATCCTGAACAAGTCATTCCTGAACTGATACAGCAATTTAGCATTTCTGCGGTCTGCTACCACAAAGAAGTCACTTCCGAAGAAGTCATTGTTGAAGATGCGTTAGAACGTGCTCTAAAGCCAATGGGCGTGGAGTTACGATCCTTTTGGGGGCATACGCTGTACCATCCGGCTGAGTTGCCCTTTGATATTAGTGAGATTCCCGAATTATTTACGAGTTTTCGCAAACAGGTGGAAAAATCAGTCACGGTCAACTCCACTTTGCCTGCGCCTAAACGCCTCCCCGCCTTGCCAGCAATTGAACCGGGTGAGATGCCGCAGCTTGCAGAGTTTAACCTGAAAGCCCCGAACTTCGACTCGCGAGCAGTGTTGAAGTTTGTGGGAGGAGAGACGGCAGGGCACAATCGTCTGGATTACTACTTCTGGCAACAGGATTGTCTCAAGGTTTACAAAGAAACGCGCAACGGCATGCTCGGGGCAGATTACTCGTCTAAATTCTCACCTTGGCTGGCGTTGGGATGTCTTTCTCCGCGCACGATTTACGAACAGGTGCAACAGTACGAGGAGCAGCGCGTGAAAAATGATTCAACCTACTGGCTAATCTTCGAGTTGCTCTGGCGTGACTATTTTCGGTTCATCTGTGCCAAACACGGCGATCGCATTTTTCGTCTCTCCGGGCTGCAAGGTGTTCCCATTCCCTGGAAAGAAGACTGGCAACACTTTAATCTCTGGCGCGACGGCAAAACGGGTTTTCCGCTGGTGGATGCCAACATGCGCGAACTGGCAGCAACAGGTTTTATGTCTAATCGCGGGCGGCAAAACGTTGCCAGTTTCCTCACCAAAAATCTCGGCATTAACTGGCAGATGGGGGCAGAATGGTTTGAATCGTTGCTAATCGATTACGACGTCTGCAGCAATTGGGGGAACTGGAACTATACCGCTGGCGTGGGCAACGATGCTCGCGGCTTCCGCTTTTTCAACATCACCAAACAAGCGAAAGATTATGACCCGGACGGTGCTTATGTGAAATGCTGGTTGCCAGAACTTGCATCCCTTCCGGCTGACAAAGTTCACGAACCCTGGAACCTACTACCTGTTGAGCAACATCGTTTTAATATCCGGCTGGGTGTAGACTACCCCTATCCAGTTGTGGATCTGTTTAAGTCTGCGGCAGCCAACGAAAAAATGTATAACGCAGCAATGGATCGCACAATGGGGCGGAAAAGACGACGTTAG
- a CDS encoding putative low-complexity protein (IMG reference gene:2510097163~PFAM: Pentapeptide repeats (8 copies)) — protein sequence MAKVRYRVQQPRSQAKGFGHQNGHPNGHRQLQVAVNKADFVQKSEVAIAPTSQTLRGADLSHKDLEGVDFSAANLSTANLAYACLVNANLSHAELINATCNGVNLSHANLSHANLIGSDLKHANLQSADLRYANLIGTELYRVNLRHADLSDADLSRADLSEAILLDTDLSQVRFTKATLHRTELSNCYLHQANFQQANLTQVHLCGAYLYKADFRGANLAGADLRFAKLRKASFVGANLAGAMLHRADLRCADLCYANLAGANLAGANLAGANLAGADLAGANLQDTSLEDAILKNAKLPLDQQPLPGQNY from the coding sequence ATGGCAAAGGTTCGGTATCGGGTACAACAGCCGCGATCGCAGGCGAAAGGGTTTGGACACCAGAACGGACATCCAAACGGGCATCGCCAGCTACAGGTTGCTGTGAACAAGGCAGATTTTGTGCAGAAGAGTGAGGTCGCGATCGCACCAACTTCCCAAACCCTGCGCGGAGCCGATCTCAGCCATAAAGACCTAGAAGGAGTGGATTTCTCGGCAGCCAACCTGAGTACTGCGAATCTGGCTTATGCCTGTTTAGTGAATGCCAACCTGAGCCATGCCGAGTTGATTAACGCGACCTGCAATGGTGTTAACCTGAGCCATGCCAACTTAAGCCATGCCAACCTGATTGGCTCAGACTTGAAACATGCCAACCTGCAATCTGCTGACCTCCGCTATGCAAATCTAATTGGCACAGAACTCTACCGAGTGAACCTGCGACACGCCGATCTGAGCGATGCTGACTTGTCTCGTGCTGACCTAAGCGAAGCAATTTTGCTCGATACCGATCTCAGCCAGGTACGTTTCACCAAAGCAACCCTACATCGCACCGAGTTAAGCAATTGCTATCTGCATCAGGCAAATTTTCAGCAAGCTAATCTCACCCAGGTGCATTTATGTGGGGCGTACCTGTATAAGGCTGATTTTCGAGGTGCTAATTTAGCGGGAGCTGATCTGCGGTTTGCCAAATTACGAAAAGCCAGTTTTGTGGGGGCAAATTTAGCTGGTGCTATGTTGCACCGAGCAGATTTGAGATGTGCAGATCTCTGCTATGCAAATTTGGCAGGAGCGAATTTGGCAGGAGCGAATTTGGCAGGAGCGAATTTGGCAGGAGCGGATTTGGCAGGAGCGAATTTGCAGGATACAAGCCTGGAAGATGCCATCCTGAAAAATGCCAAACTACCACTCGACCAGCAACCTTTACCTGGGCAGAATTATTAA
- a CDS encoding BMC domain protein (IMG reference gene:2510097164~PFAM: BMC domain), producing the protein MGVDLRSYVYIDRLQPQHAAYMGTVSIGFLPLPGDASLWVEVSPGIEINRITDVALKAAVVRPGVLVVERLYGLLEIHSTNQGEVQASGRAILDALGVRRQDCLKPRVLSSQIIRNIDAHHAQLINRNRRGQMIMAGQTLYVFEVEPAAYAALAANEAEKAALINILQISAVGSFGRLYLGGEERDIIAAAGAVLSSMENIAGRDQSSGRLE; encoded by the coding sequence TTGGGCGTTGATCTTCGCAGTTACGTATACATCGACCGACTCCAGCCCCAGCACGCGGCTTACATGGGAACCGTCTCGATTGGGTTTCTTCCCTTGCCGGGTGACGCGTCGCTGTGGGTTGAGGTGTCTCCTGGAATCGAAATTAACCGCATCACAGATGTTGCTCTCAAAGCAGCTGTGGTTCGTCCCGGTGTACTTGTGGTGGAACGGTTGTATGGGCTGCTGGAAATTCATTCCACCAATCAGGGAGAAGTGCAGGCATCCGGGAGAGCCATTTTGGATGCCTTAGGTGTGCGCCGTCAGGATTGCCTCAAACCGCGGGTTCTCTCCAGTCAAATTATTCGTAACATTGATGCTCATCATGCCCAGTTAATCAACCGCAACCGCCGTGGACAGATGATTATGGCGGGGCAAACACTGTATGTGTTTGAGGTGGAACCTGCTGCTTATGCCGCGTTAGCAGCCAATGAAGCCGAGAAGGCAGCGCTGATTAATATTTTGCAAATTTCGGCAGTCGGTAGTTTTGGGCGGCTTTATCTGGGTGGGGAGGAGCGGGATATTATTGCAGCAGCAGGAGCAGTTTTATCATCGATGGAAAATATTGCTGGACGGGATCAATCGTCTGGACGGTTGGAGTGA
- a CDS encoding hypothetical protein (IMG reference gene:2510097165) has translation MPISPSGPYQSRILRTVVRQTRHLFERGQTTVRRVQMAANWSAQILLYPVYALFQTGRVIGRVLGQTAQGKLPSRQAPQEESYEIPLRGTATDITAETPVQNVLKTVQSLALPGHVPVWVREEVSIRAIASLLESKSLVLVTNHNQILDVLTPEQQYLLNQRIIYEVAVFGRQTRSWKLPLQRAQRFLRNAGSWAKASVSAVLPGGSNFSDRPLLAPPDADEPVKQCLLALREVMPATQTAILLPAATLHSTPLAYSQPQLPALPVHIRGVASLLSTQTLVLVTNQNESLDILTPQQQHLLHQRIAWEVAHYLRYLRSRNSQSGLAPLRPPSPRSLILPPVRAFQWLMAWMQSGTVAVSINLFQEATWDTCPLPSSPLATSVLPVSNTVRRSLKTLRQRLTTAQAQLSGNSAPSSLALPAAPPTVALSSFKQGASSMSYPGQICTGTIGEKQQRPLTTDASAGYVTVVHRFTEDLSTSDKSDRPEPPPDYIDTHVTLMHYEQSWLERIVHWLDRCLLWIEAFITSLWNGLKSRR, from the coding sequence ATGCCTATTTCTCCATCCGGTCCCTATCAAAGCCGCATTCTGCGAACTGTAGTTCGCCAAACTCGACATCTGTTTGAACGAGGACAGACAACCGTTCGGCGGGTACAGATGGCTGCTAATTGGAGCGCTCAAATTTTGTTATACCCTGTGTATGCTCTATTTCAAACTGGGCGAGTAATAGGGCGAGTGCTTGGTCAAACCGCGCAGGGCAAATTACCATCGCGACAGGCACCCCAAGAGGAATCGTATGAAATTCCACTGAGAGGCACTGCGACTGACATTACGGCTGAAACGCCTGTGCAAAATGTGTTGAAAACAGTTCAGAGTTTAGCGCTGCCTGGTCATGTGCCTGTATGGGTGAGGGAAGAGGTGTCGATTCGAGCGATCGCCTCCTTGCTTGAGTCAAAATCCCTAGTGCTGGTGACCAATCACAACCAGATTTTGGATGTACTCACACCAGAACAGCAATATTTGCTGAATCAGCGAATTATCTATGAAGTGGCGGTTTTTGGTCGCCAAACCCGTTCCTGGAAATTGCCATTGCAACGAGCACAGCGATTTTTGCGTAACGCAGGTAGTTGGGCAAAAGCCAGCGTGTCAGCCGTTTTACCAGGTGGTTCAAACTTCAGCGATCGTCCACTCCTAGCACCCCCAGATGCAGATGAGCCTGTGAAACAGTGTTTGTTGGCACTGCGGGAAGTGATGCCAGCCACCCAAACTGCCATCCTTCTACCAGCGGCAACTCTCCATTCCACTCCCTTAGCATATTCCCAGCCTCAGTTGCCTGCTCTCCCGGTTCACATTCGAGGCGTAGCCTCTTTGTTATCAACTCAAACTCTAGTACTCGTTACTAATCAGAACGAGAGTCTGGATATACTTACGCCACAACAACAGCATTTATTACACCAACGCATTGCCTGGGAAGTAGCTCACTATTTGCGCTACCTGCGATCGCGCAACTCTCAATCGGGACTAGCGCCCCTGCGTCCACCCAGTCCCCGTAGTTTAATCTTGCCGCCAGTCCGGGCATTTCAATGGCTCATGGCGTGGATGCAATCGGGAACAGTAGCAGTTTCCATCAATTTGTTTCAAGAAGCCACTTGGGATACCTGTCCGTTACCATCCTCCCCTTTGGCGACATCGGTTCTTCCAGTTTCAAACACTGTTCGACGCTCGCTTAAAACCCTGCGACAGCGCCTAACTACAGCTCAGGCTCAGCTATCAGGAAACTCTGCGCCATCATCCCTTGCCTTACCGGCAGCCCCGCCAACTGTTGCTCTATCATCCTTTAAGCAAGGTGCAAGCTCTATGTCTTATCCAGGACAGATCTGCACTGGAACTATAGGCGAGAAACAACAACGCCCACTCACAACCGATGCATCCGCTGGTTATGTAACAGTTGTTCATCGCTTTACTGAAGATCTGTCTACCTCCGATAAAAGCGATCGCCCAGAGCCGCCCCCCGATTACATTGATACCCATGTTACCCTGATGCACTATGAGCAAAGCTGGCTGGAACGAATCGTCCACTGGCTAGACCGATGCCTGCTGTGGATCGAGGCATTCATTACCTCTCTTTGGAACGGGTTAAAGTCCCGTCGATAA
- a CDS encoding hypothetical protein (IMG reference gene:2510097166) — MTVMQEQVFLVKNLLLAQSKPFPLKGSKFTELGGHRRMETSITMSKGGRVDGVTRIWTDKHWKGFTGFVAVTIADRAGNVL, encoded by the coding sequence ATGACTGTGATGCAGGAACAAGTCTTTCTGGTGAAAAATTTATTGCTGGCGCAAAGCAAACCTTTTCCACTAAAAGGTTCCAAGTTTACAGAGCTTGGTGGTCATCGTCGTATGGAGACCAGTATCACAATGTCCAAAGGTGGTAGGGTAGACGGTGTAACTCGGATTTGGACTGACAAGCACTGGAAAGGCTTTACTGGCTTTGTTGCAGTCACAATTGCTGATCGCGCTGGAAATGTCCTTTAA
- a CDS encoding putative nucleic acid-binding protein (IMG reference gene:2510097167): protein MYLLDTDIFIDIQRGFTPALSWFASLQELPSVPGFVVMELIQDAQNKQQVRKALQLVAPLPVVWPTEIDCARALSDFTAYHLSHKVGLIDSLITACAVGQSFTLCTFNTKHYRVIPGLKMEQPYTR from the coding sequence ATGTATCTCCTTGATACCGATATTTTTATTGATATTCAAAGGGGCTTCACACCTGCTTTAAGTTGGTTTGCCTCTCTTCAAGAACTGCCAAGTGTTCCTGGCTTCGTTGTTATGGAGTTAATTCAGGACGCACAAAATAAGCAACAAGTTCGTAAAGCCTTGCAACTTGTCGCACCACTACCTGTAGTCTGGCCTACTGAGATTGACTGTGCGCGTGCTTTATCTGATTTCACGGCTTACCATTTGTCACATAAGGTAGGATTAATTGATTCTCTGATCACTGCCTGCGCTGTAGGTCAGAGCTTTACTCTGTGCACTTTCAATACTAAGCATTACCGAGTTATACCAGGGCTAAAAATGGAGCAACCATATACTCGCTAG
- a CDS encoding hypothetical protein (IMG reference gene:2510097168) yields MIVTLDLPSELKDELSLEASQLKLPLTEYILRVLLFRPFLQNPPKTGAELVSYWEINGVINSRPDITDSQEYARRLRREAETRE; encoded by the coding sequence ATGATTGTCACTCTGGATCTGCCATCAGAATTAAAAGATGAATTGTCTCTTGAGGCATCCCAGCTAAAGTTGCCGCTAACAGAATATATTTTGCGCGTCCTATTATTTCGCCCTTTTCTGCAAAACCCTCCCAAAACAGGTGCAGAACTCGTTAGCTACTGGGAAATTAATGGAGTCATCAACTCGCGTCCTGATATTACCGATAGCCAAGAATATGCTCGAAGGTTACGTCGTGAAGCTGAAACCCGTGAGTGA
- a CDS encoding hypothetical protein (IMG reference gene:2510097169) produces the protein MESRNEDLEMSKPAKARINFKTGEVELEGSEQFVQEQLVNIDAIAEYMALLATNNSAYEESLVEQEEIAIVAEEEEEKLSSVGEQELQIPNTFGEWFHRFRNEINDLEKALITAYYVQKQSPQNDFKTSEVNKFLQEHGVKLSNPSTSLKRLAEKKLLFQTRKSGKLKYMRVSSDGVNHLKSLRR, from the coding sequence ATGGAATCAAGAAATGAAGATTTAGAAATGAGTAAGCCAGCGAAAGCAAGAATCAACTTTAAAACAGGCGAAGTTGAGTTAGAAGGCTCAGAACAATTTGTTCAGGAGCAACTTGTAAACATCGATGCAATTGCTGAATACATGGCACTTTTAGCAACGAATAACTCGGCGTACGAAGAAAGCCTTGTTGAACAGGAAGAAATAGCAATAGTTGCTGAAGAAGAAGAGGAAAAGCTTTCATCTGTTGGAGAACAAGAATTACAGATTCCTAATACCTTTGGAGAATGGTTTCATCGTTTTAGAAACGAAATAAATGACCTGGAAAAAGCTTTAATAACAGCCTACTACGTACAGAAGCAGTCCCCACAGAATGATTTTAAGACTTCTGAGGTTAATAAGTTCTTGCAAGAGCATGGAGTTAAATTATCAAACCCATCAACTTCCTTAAAGAGGTTGGCAGAGAAAAAGTTACTCTTTCAAACGCGTAAAAGTGGGAAATTAAAGTATATGCGAGTGTCTTCTGATGGTGTGAACCATCTTAAATCATTGCGGAGATGA
- a CDS encoding hypothetical protein (IMG reference gene:2510097170), with protein MGISLNSFIEKTDLLTQTEIDKVRLLAFYHHSHQENFEFSVDLVCDWFEKLGLHKPNKSRLKQNLGKSRSFVKGREQESFRLHANKLKSLRREHSFIEEKSEEIEATDTILPASLYEKTRGYIESLSRQINASYENNIFDGCAVLMRRLLEICLIHSYEHQGIDTEIRDSNGNYKMLSDIVSNAINNPKLSLSRNTKSCLEDFRAIGNFSAHKIYYNARRSDIQKVILEYRAAIEELLYKNGIKK; from the coding sequence ATGGGAATTTCGCTCAACAGTTTCATAGAGAAAACTGATTTGCTTACACAAACAGAAATTGACAAAGTTAGGCTGCTAGCGTTTTATCACCACAGTCATCAGGAAAATTTTGAATTTTCGGTGGATTTGGTATGCGATTGGTTTGAGAAGTTAGGCTTACATAAGCCAAATAAGTCTCGATTAAAGCAGAATTTGGGCAAGTCTCGATCTTTCGTAAAAGGTAGAGAGCAAGAGTCTTTTCGGCTTCATGCTAATAAGTTAAAGTCTCTAAGAAGAGAGCACTCATTTATAGAGGAGAAGAGTGAAGAGATTGAAGCAACAGATACAATTTTACCAGCTTCACTTTATGAGAAAACTCGCGGCTATATAGAATCTCTGTCAAGGCAGATAAATGCTTCATATGAAAATAATATTTTTGATGGCTGTGCAGTTTTAATGCGAAGACTATTAGAAATTTGTTTAATTCATTCCTACGAACATCAAGGTATAGATACTGAAATAAGAGATTCTAACGGCAACTATAAAATGCTTTCTGACATAGTTTCAAATGCGATCAATAATCCAAAACTATCGTTGTCTAGAAATACAAAATCCTGCTTAGAAGACTTTCGAGCAATCGGAAATTTTTCTGCTCACAAAATTTATTATAATGCGAGAAGGTCAGATATTCAAAAAGTGATATTGGAATATAGAGCAGCTATAGAGGAGCTACTGTACAAAAATGGAATCAAGAAATGA
- a CDS encoding hypothetical protein (IMG reference gene:2510097171), producing MSVSSVRVQNLKSVLNKVDSDKNETQLKAPSEARSNNPLCSGRNEDLGGAAKVTSRH from the coding sequence ATGTCTGTTTCTTCCGTGCGCGTTCAGAATTTGAAATCCGTCCTAAACAAGGTGGATAGTGATAAAAATGAGACCCAGTTGAAAGCGCCCAGTGAGGCACGGTCTAACAACCCCCTTTGCAGCGGACGGAATGAGGATCTGGGTGGTGCTGCAAAGGTTACTAGTCGCCACTGA
- a CDS encoding hypothetical protein (IMG reference gene:2510097172) codes for MVDAQRFSYKIIDSSLGMVDQMAYLPLMLSLNGQFLNTEGLLDTGASVNVLPYELGLQLGLIWENETLSVLLAGNLARFEARAVVVNAQVSSFPRLIWHLPGHRQPMCL; via the coding sequence ATGGTTGATGCTCAGAGATTTTCTTACAAAATTATTGACAGCAGTCTTGGCATGGTCGATCAAATGGCATATCTGCCATTGATGCTGAGCCTTAACGGTCAGTTCTTAAATACTGAAGGTTTATTAGATACGGGTGCAAGTGTTAACGTCTTGCCATACGAGTTGGGGTTGCAACTGGGCTTAATATGGGAGAATGAAACACTCTCGGTTCTTCTAGCAGGAAACTTGGCTCGATTTGAAGCCCGTGCAGTCGTTGTTAATGCTCAAGTTAGTTCATTCCCAAGGTTAATCTGGCATTTGCCTGGACACAGGCAACCGATGTGCCTTTAA
- a CDS encoding hypothetical protein (IMG reference gene:2510097173), protein MCWRSLLCNKPTLLTPFTSLRRGELEIPLAELMSQIQGLPKIDKLRLMQFLATELVKEEDENFFVANQEYPVWSPYNCSEAANVLMNLLATKQQEQNG, encoded by the coding sequence ATGTGTTGGCGATCGCTCCTATGCAATAAGCCAACGCTACTAACCCCTTTCACCAGCTTGAGACGAGGAGAGCTTGAAATCCCATTAGCTGAACTTATGTCACAAATTCAGGGGCTTCCGAAAATTGATAAGCTTCGGCTGATGCAATTTCTTGCAACAGAATTGGTCAAAGAAGAAGATGAAAACTTCTTTGTTGCGAACCAAGAGTATCCGGTTTGGTCGCCCTACAACTGTTCTGAGGCTGCCAATGTTTTAATGAATCTTCTGGCAACAAAGCAGCAAGAACAGAATGGTTGA